DNA from Pomacea canaliculata isolate SZHN2017 linkage group LG9, ASM307304v1, whole genome shotgun sequence:
aaaacaaagtgTTCTGTTTCTTTGCTGTGCATGCATTTACAAAAAGATAATAACAGCTACATAGTAGCAGTACATTAATTAAACAGTTAATAATAGTAACCTAAGAAATAGTGCTAGTTATATACCACATTTATATCACACACTATGCTTGTATATTTGTAGTTTACTTAGAATTTTTAGAAGACTAAAAAGCTTTTGAGGTATAAATTAAGTCATAAAAGCCTTCAACTGAAGACTTGTAGTTTTTACTAATAAACCAAAATCTTTCTAGGCTTCGTAAAaaccattattattttacatgctTTGTATCCTCGGGGTTTTATCAACTGAAATGAAGACACATTTTAGTTCTTCTATTAACCACTTGCAAATTCATATTATCTTTATCCACTTCAGAAAATATTATGTTAACCTTTTACTAAACAGGAGATAGATATGAATGCCTTGGCTTAAAGATGACAAGAATTACTGatcaagagaaaacaacaatatCTTCACTTACCATGTTTACAATGAACACAAAGAGAAgtggaagaaggaaaataagCTTGTACATCAAAAGCCAGAGGTTTCCTTCTTTCACCTGGGCCTAAGAGGTATAAAATACAACTATAATTATGACTAGACACAATGCATGACTAAAGAGCATATATTTAAAGCATATAAAAGATTATGGCAGTTTGCCACTCTTGAACAAATGAAGTCTCTCTGACGAATCCTTTCACACATAAACATGATGAGATAGGTGTATTTACACACAGGTCTGCACATCCACAAACCCTATTTTGACTTACCCAACAAAAATGCCGCTGTGCAACAAAGGCAGGAAAGCAGCTGTTggtaaaagtgaacaaaatgatAAGGATAATTACTAAAAGAGTTTACGCATATTTATGGAGAATAACATTCACAGGTAAGAGCCATATTTTGTTCAAaggtgtatatataaaaaaaaccaaactaccCAACCTTACAGGAGAAGGTGGTGAGGTGGGAATAATTCTAATACTAAACACCGAAGCCAATAGAAAGCCATTTCCTGCCAAACATTTACTTATTTGGACACATATAAACATCTCTTTACATTAGCTTGAATGCTCCGGACACTTTATctgagaatttaaaaacaatagaaataaaggaaggatGAAAAGGCGATTACCAATGAAAAACATCGAATGACAGGCTACAGACTTACAGAGAGCACTCTTTGGGGATGATATCATAAAGTGAcccatcatcctcatccttgaTAAAATGCGTTACCAGCATCAAGAATATTCCCAATGCAATCGGTAATGTccttcaaacataaaaaaaatcacttttaaagGAAAATCTTACTAGATGACTTGACCACGTCCTAATGTCATATTGTCTGACAGCATAGGAAGGCAATAACTCTACAGATTATTATTTCATGTACTATCCAATCCATATATTTATGAGCATGCTATCTTTGTCCTAAAAATGCTTGTGAATAAAATCAGACAAATCAACCAACTTTTAACATCCTACAATATCAAAATTCCATCTCTGTGATAATAAACACTGAAgcattaaaattcaaaacaatttcATGCAACCTATTTTGGGGTGCTACCTGAGTCAATTTTTCTTGAGTTAGATGCTTGATTCATCCCCGCTCTCTTTatgctctctctcccccccaTTCCCCCACCACACATACTCTCTCACAACATACAGGGAATAATGAGTACTCCAATATACTTACCATGATAAAAAGTACATTAAGTACATACAGTTATTGTTGATGCCTTctgtctaaaaaaataaaaaaattaaatacattattactattattttttaagtcaGACTTCACATTAAAGAATTATGCAGTCTGcatcaaaatttttaaacacaagTCTGATTTACAATACCTCAATATATAATTTACATAACTGGATATTTCAGATGTTCTGacataaattagaaaaaaattgctgctcACATCACAATTAGCTATGGTTTTTGTATCATCTGGTAaagcaaaataatgacaaataatttaacaattGAAGTAGTATGTgcatacccacacacactatCCCTGCCtccacagaaaaagaagaaggattTTATTTCTTACCCTAAATCCTTCAAGGGACACATAACTCTGCAAACGGCGATGGAGCCGAATGAATGCTTCCAGAGCATAGCTGAGAGTCAGCAAAAAtgtgcaaataaataaactctgaaaaaaaataagaaaacagcaCAATATCACAGTATTCTATACAGTAGGAAACAGGCACTCTCTCATTCACTACACATTTCTAATGTctacaaaaataatctttctctGAGCACTGACCATAGTAACTGCAAGTATATAGCCACATGGTCCTTGAGGTCCAGGATAGCTTGGGTGACCGGCGAGAAACAAGCAGCAAAGCACCATAAGAAACAGTGAAGAAAAGAAGTTGGCCACCGACAAGTGAAAGATTGGAAATATCTgtcagaatataaaaaaaattaaaaagaaactgtagTAGCTTTCAATCACAAGAATAAGGACACCCTCACCATTCACAAGACTAACTTTTctgattgtatttatttaagTATTTGCCATCAATAATCAGATAGGATTTTTTCCCTAAGTTTTGAAGGCTGCTGTGGAAAATTGCAGAGATAAGTAGACcagaaaatgtcaagaaaactaaaactgaaaaacaaatttagtaagttataaatgcataaaatatatgtatctattttataatttattaacttaaatacatacacaagtttattataaaatgttaatacttTGTAGCAGGTTTCAGTGCACAAATAAACTGTGAACTATGCACTCTGCTTAGGGATACCTCACTTTACCTCGGGGCTAGCTAGCCTCACTCAGTGTTAAATCtttgctttataaaataaactattgcCCCACAATaaacagcatatatatatagtgtacagTTTTACTTTTGGTCATATGGTCAACAGTATTAAGAGATAAGGGTTTAAGGGTGCTTAGAGTTGTTCGctaattttctgtatttgtatttctgCACTCCAAACTCTGTTAATACCGCAGGCCAACTgtagttaaaataaaactttctcacAGGCATACACATGCAAATTTGTGATGCAAAGTggactctcacacacacacatatgcatatgtccagttacaaacaaaatcttctGAGACCAAACTTCAGTTCTAATTTTAAACTTACTTTGGTAGCTGATcttaaaaaggggaaaaaaaggaagatagaGGGATTTaacagaaccacacacacaaatttcatgacacattaacaaaaaaataaaaaaataaaagcacaacaCATTTATCTCGAAAGCGTAACACTGCAAACAGATAATTATcaatattggaaaaaaaagactacGCTAATAGATTAAAAATGTTCTGACAGCTAGCTTACTTCTGTTGCACATACTCTTCTGTGTAAGATGACACAGAGAACAATGGATCCTGACccaataaaactgaaatgattaaattaaaaaaagatataaacagccaaagcattgtttgttttataatttagaactaacatatataaaattttaatattataatggaaataacagaaaaagacatATTCTGCACTTTTGATAACTGCAGTTAACTTAAagtactttaaaaagaaatcagcaaATAACAGAGTGCAAAGTACTAGAAAAAATGGCAACCAAAAtcaatgtattctccataaaaaaaattcaactggTTACAAGTTTTTTTATTGCTTAGCCACTGGAATGTTCATCAATCATAAATCTACTGCTTCAAATTCAAAACAGATGTAATGAAAATGGGCTGTTTATTCAAAGTAAAGTTTGGAATCAGGTGATTTACTGCATTTTAACAAACAGGTGCAGGTGAAAGTTttctgataaaacaaaaatctttagcTGGTATCTTTATAATGTAGTTTAGTTTGAGCTTCCTTTGTAGAAAATGTTGTCAtctaaataatttctttttgattAGACATAGCTGATATTTCTTCCATGGTATTTTTATGAACACATAATGCATTATGTCGAAAATTATTCGACAAAGAAAACCTACCTCAATGTGGAGGTTAATAAAGTGATAATAGTTGCAACTTCCAGCTggacagagaaaacattttatcagtTAAAAATATGGCACTGTTGtaactttgaaattaaatataGCTTTTGTATGATGATACAATCATTATGTGATGGTGTAAGATTGAAATCTGTGTCTTTTGGATACCGGCaagtatataaaatacatagttacataacaaaattaaaatttaaaaaaccctcgaaactaaaaacataattttacaaaaatcttaTCGCTACCTTATCACTCTGCAAAAATATATCATCAAATATTTCAGTGCTGTTGTTCGGCATCTTGAAACAGGCTTTTCTATCTATTCCACTAATACATTTAAAGCCTCTTGAAACTACGGAAACTTTTCCTCCGCCATCTTGACATCACGTGCGGCTATTGTTTACATCTCGCACTCTTGAGAGGTGAAATTCTGTTTAACGatgcatttaaatttaaagttaatttaaatctgtgagcattttattttgtttttactgtcaGCTATAAAATGGTATTTTATATCTATCGAAAGTTTGTTTCGCTAAACATGAGACTTGGTCTCTATGGTTACAGTACACTTCCCTTTTACGCTTTCAGAGGTAGATTCCAGCCGCGATGGAGCAGGTAAACTAACTGGCATTATCAGATTTTAAAACGCATTAAGTAATACAACAACAATGAGTTTGTATTTCTTGAATGATCTGTCTTAGATTCTGGTTTAAACGTATAGAGTTTTTCTTTTCGACCGCCCCTCCCGACAATTGCACAGCTAGTTTAATGACTTAGTATACATATCATTATAATGTGTAAGAAATAGTATAATAAATGTACTCACTGAAGTCTATAAGTTATCATCTTGTAGAACTATAAGATAatgcaaataaaactataaaataaaagtgctgaAGATTACAGAAGCAGTTAGATACGATGAGTTGCAGTGGCGTAAGAAGATCCTCGATCGGCTTTGGGAAGAAAACTCGATCGTGCTGACAGTCAACGACTCTCGTATACATTATTAATTCGTGCCTCCTTAGTGACTTTTTTGAGGGATCGGCTTCTACCCTTTCGCCCCTGGTCTACACGCCAGTGTGttgtactttatgtttgtgcaATATAGTTCTTAATCGGGGGAAGGGGGacaacactatatatatatagttaattCAGGACGGATCTAAGAAGGATATCATGAATCTTCCCcatgttgaaagaaaattgtctgAAAGTTTTATCAGCCTATGACTTTATTTTCTATAATGATGAACCAACTGTAGAAAGTGCGGAACTTTCATAAAATCAGTTTACCAGATAATCTTTACCAAATATATATGAACAATAAAATTGAACTTCACTACTCAGGCATCCTTTTTTCCCTATTGTGAAGGCCTGCTCAAGTGACTGCCTTCCTGGAACAGTATCCAAAGGAGCAAAGACCCATGAATATTATCATACTTCAGAAAATTTACCTACACGATTTGACAATCCAGGTAGGTATCATGCATTTGCTTCTTCGACTCTCAAATGCAATTTTGCCTGCATATTTGGCTTGATCAGATCTATAATAACAaccaatataaaataattaataatgttgTTTATGagctgttgttgatgataatgTTTTTCCATTTAGCTGGAttctatttcaatattttattccaGTAAGCTTTCAAAATACATAGGACACAcgtacatttcaaaaatatttttaaaaatattatttcaaaaatacattagtttatttgattctttattatcattaagtAGAATCCCATTTACTTCTGTTTTGATAATTAGGTGCAAAGCACCGTTCTTGAGAAATATAGCTTGATCCACTTCTTGATAAtatttactagttttattttaattagtgtCAAGTAAGATTATCAGAATAACAACCCatgctttacatttatttactccTGCTTTTTATATCTGTTTGCATGTATATTGGTGTTAAAAAACCTTCATGGGAGAAAGTGAAGCAGCTGTTTGATTTCATGCCATCGTTTAAGAGTTGCAGGGAATAAATATCAATGCtatatgattttattgtttatgtttttaatattttccctAATAATTAACATAGTTTGTATAAATTCTTTAAGTTCTCTGAAAAAGAACCATCTAAATAAGTATGCTTTATAGatgacacattttaaaacagtacTTTGACCGTCCTCTGGTCAGTGGCTGTAATAATTTTCACAATTGTTCCTACTAGGACAGATTTAAGAGATGACTTTTTACACTTAATCTTgcttgtattttaaatatttgtgctgAAGCACGTCTTTTCTGTGAGTTAATATACTCTGCAATGTAGACTTAGACAAGTCACAAGCAGACAAAATTTACCTTGTTCTGTTTTATGACATTTATACCACTGTGAACCTTATGGTGACATTATGCctacttccaaaaaaaaaaaagaaaaaaaccctgcaTTGTACTTTTAGCCCAAACAGACACCAGTGGTTCCCGATGGTATGTGGAGGATCGTAACAGAGGAAACCCCGTGGTCACATTTACTGGACCACTTGACTATAAGCCATATAAGGCACCTTCTGGCTCAGGTGGAGTCATGTGCTCAATGTGTACTCAATGAATTTTTGAGTGAGCATTCTAAACAGCATGCATGGTTGACTGAAGACCCATTTACATTGTCACCTCTTCTGTTCTGCAGATTTTTAGCAATGTGGGTTTGTTTGCATGGGAGTTTGGTGATTCATAGATTGTTTCTGCTTGTCctaacataaaatatatatattttagttttactgAATTGTAGGGAAATAAGTGAATTTCTTATTTATGTATCCTGCAACTACAGGATATTTTTGCTTTGGAtctttttgtgaatttctatgaTGATCAagtgtgaaataaataataaatgtaatatttgaATCAGATAAATCTGAAGATCcacatgcatgtgtattattgcactcacacacacacaaatgtgtaaggttgtatatatatatatcacaaggTCCAGAGATCTCTCAGCACAAACTGTTTGTCTACATCATGAGGCTTAATATGAACATAgatatttcattcatttcacaAACCAGCAACTGCAAATCCCATCAAGTGTTTTCCTATGCATTCATGAACgacattttttaacacaaaatactgtttaagttctctgttgttattgtctaaaacaataaaactttattttaatgtctttttcaaaaaagaattaCCCATCCGCTAAGTAACTGAAGTGAGTGGCATAAGTATAGCAAAGCAGTGAAACATTTATACTATTGCTCTTCCTACACTCTTGATGTCACTTTCCTGAAAAAGGAGACCGCTCATTTTGGGCAATGAATGGGAGACAAGAGGTCCCTTCAATATTTAGACTGAAGGGGAGATAAAGAGTGTGGTGCTGTGCCTGCATGACTCCTGACTGCATTTTACACCTAGCCTTAAATTCATCCTAAGGAGGAAAAACTATGCTACACATCTGCTATCAGAACTTCtttggggagagggagggaaaatCTAGCCATGACTCACTCCCTACCTCCCCCTCTATTTTTCCCTTTCTCGCTTTCATTGATACTATCTCAATTACCATATTGTCCAATTGGCCTGCCTCGTAGAGACTCTAGGTagtagtttttgtttcctttcctttGAAGCTACTAAGGATCCTTAGAAtcgagaaaataaacatgctccCAGGCAATGTACACCATCCAAACATAAATGACTGAACCATAtagacacacaaaataaaaacttcctgTCAAATTTGATATGGATCAGAAACTGTTTGGGTAATTTAGCAGTGGTGTCAGAgggcatgcacacatgcatgcacacacgtacacgtacaTGGCACACTTTACTTTAAGgtggaaaataatgtttagtCCATTTTATCAATATGAAGTTTCACAACAGATTAACTATAAAAGCATTGTCTTTTATTGCAGTTAttgtttgttgatattgttCCCTTGTTTGAGggtttaattaataaattaagaTAGATAGTAGATATATAGTAGTGCAGCATTTTCTGTTGTGATCTTACAATTCCTGATAAACTGGTAACCTTGAATTATGTGttgaaaattgttattaatAACTGTAACTTTGCAAAATATGGTTAGGGTTATTTTCTGTAATGaaacaacatttaaattttcataataCAGTAACTGATGACTAAGAAAAATACAAGGAAGATCATATACATTTATTACTATATTCTAACTTTTTTCAGccaattattttaattttatttagtagCGTTttacacagttttatataaatttataataaatatctttatattttttcacataatACACTGTTTTAATTCTGAATGTATGTGAAAGTGTGGTGACTCTCAAATGAGTTTTCCTTGAGCACTATGGTCATAAAGTAgcttgtatgtatatatgtgtatgtaacAGAATGGTTTCAAGGATATGGTGGAAAAAATCAACATCCTATGTATCGCACATCAAATTCCAACTATGGAGCAAGAGCTCCCTCAGTCCACACCATGCCAACACAGTTCCATGCCAAGTCACAGAAATTCTCTATGGTATGCATacctttgtctcatttttttatcttcatattGTTCATTTATCTTTATCTAGCTCAGTTTACTTCTAGGCTGCTAATGAATACAATGTGTATGTTATATGTGTGTCTacgtgtatgttgtgtgtgtatgtttaggAATGAGTGCACTTGTGGGAATAGAATAATTCTGCAAGGTTCTAGCTATTGAATAGAactcaccacacacaacacagaaataaaagagaatccATCTGCTAAGTGCTTTTGGAAAAGGCGAGCTTTAAGGTGTTTGTGAACTTTCCTGTGCATTGGCAGAGAATTCCATATTGTGTGCTCAAATACATCATAAGATCCCTTCCGAGAAGCAGAAATGGtgaaaattagtttttcaaacaaaaaggtGTCCTGAGATCTCAGCATGTGAGAAGTGATGTTGGAGATTAAATGATAGTGAATACGAATAAATGAATAGGCTATAAGATAGATATAGGCATCAAACAGGAAGGGAGACTCACATTGCAGGCACTGAAAATAAAGGGAGGCTACCTTGTACTCTAATGTCCTAATGAGAAGCCAGTGATGTGTACTGGGCAGCTGGGTGGAGGAGGTATGATAATCTTGATGGAAAACGATGCAGACAGATGATTTAAGCACTAAGCTTCTCAGAGTGAATGCAAAGCTAAAGGAAGGATGAATGTTATGTGAAGATGGCAAGCAGTTATGTAACTGTGTGGCATGTTTAGCATCAAGTGTTCAGGCGAGCTATGTCCACCATTTAATATAGACTCTAAGGCAAATCCTAGTCATTAATGTAGATGGCATGAGATGCGTGCCTCACATTTCTCATGTCCTGGTTAGGAGTTAAGCTTTAATAATGGTTGTGAGAAACAGGATGTATCACAATATAGAATAAGATTCCATGTTCACCATATATTGGCTGGTCTTATTCCTTCTCAACAGCACATCATCATGCTCTACAtaagtggtgcccaaccttttctcacccGAGGGTCGCACTGTACATGATATTAAATCTcatgggccagaacatggcggttttgccagaatcttGACgttaaaaatgcttaaaatgaTTGGGCTGGATGAGGCACTTTCACAGACGATAGGTTGGGCACCCTTGCTTTACATCATGCTAAGAAAGCAATGAAGAGATCAGGAGATTATCATTTagtaatcttttttctttcatatatttGGAGCAAAGAAAGGTGTATTTTATGACATGATAATTAGATGACTGTTTCAAGTAATTTAAATTGTCTTATTTGCCTTAAAGGAAAATGCTTGTTTacttaagaaacattttttaatcttcatttcAGCACCTAGGTAAATGTGGTATGTACCGTAACTGTTCCCTTAACACAGAAGTGGACAAGAGCAAGGTTTAATAAGGATACCACAGATACCCTTCAAGTTTTCAGTGCAGTGCTTCACCACCATGCATTATCTGTATGGAGAAGCaaatgttgaagaaaaactTAAGAGTGTTTTTGGTTCTTTTTGCTGGTCATAATGTTCAGATGTCCTGTTTCACTCATTTTACCATTTGAGTGCCAGTTCCAATTCATGGCCACCTTTAAGTGCACAGCACACACTTTACCGTGAAATATTTTCTAAggcaagtaaaatatttccccACAATCTGTGGATTTCTGCCTTCATTTTCTTAGAAcagtattgttttatttatggaatgtatttatttctattaaagGTAATTTTTGTAAGTGGTGGTATGGGGATATTTTGAAGTATTACAAGGAATTTTATTCCagttattattttgaaatatttagtaaattaTTGCAGAGCACAGACTGTCTTGTCATAAATACCCATGGACTTTATTCCTCTTGTTCTGTCATTGTATAAGTCACTTCAAGATCATTATAACATATGAAATACacttgatatttttaatgagttGTGTTAagtgagagtgtatgtgtgtgagtgtgtgagaaagagaatcAGGAAGGTGGTATTGGTTGTGGTAATAAGGttagtgagagagtgtgtgtgtgtgtagagagagaatTATGAAGGTGGTTTTGATTGTGGCAATGATGTATGAGTaagcatgtgtatgtgtgagagaaagagatatagagataaagagagagaattagGAAGGTGGTGTTGATTGTGGTAATGATGAGCAAAACATAAACCATTAGACATGTTAAAACACAAgaagacacatttttaaaacatgtattgCAATGACAGCTGACACCATCTTTATTCAGCATTCATTTCTTTCACCTGCACTGGTTGTCCAATGCCGCTCTGCCGGCTCTATAGAAGAGGAGAGGTGGAAGTGCTGAATGAACACATGGTATGAGACTTTTCCCAGAGAGCTGCTCATCAGTGGCGATAAGCAAGTCAGATCCAGTCAGTCCATTCCTTCATGCTTGCCTGCCAGTTCATTCCTCTATCCACTAGATAGTGGCCTTGCACCAAACACATTTACTGATTCTGTTTCAGAAATGACATGAAGAACAATGCCAGGTTTTTTCTGTATCAGTAAGCCATGTCTGGCATTTGTACAAGAGGATGGTCACCAGAGGTAGTTGTACAGTTGGTGCTTGATAGCAAGCCTACGGTATTGCTATTCCAGATCCCATTGCTtcaatatttattaaagaaCAATCAAAATTTACAGCATTCAAAATTAAACTATAATTAAATAACCCACGTCTAGAGGATTATAAAAGTTAGCATGTGTTAACAGATACCAATCTTTATGCATGATttgaattttcaaaattataataaaaattttattacctttttttttctagaaagaaaACCTTGCACATTAATTCCTTCATTCCTCATTGAGCTGCAGTCGTATTTTTTCCCCATATGAAAGCATGAAATCattataaatatgtaacaaaaagttaataaaattagTATGCAGCATCGAAGAGATGTTACAAAACCATTGTCAACGTTTTGCTTGGAAGTTAATGCAAATTGTTTAAACCATTgcgtttgtaaaaaaaaaaaaatcgtcattCTATAATaagatgtgaaaaatatttaagagttgctttctttgtgatatttaaaacaattaaaacatggGCTGTGAAAAAAGCGTTTATTGTTCAAGACTAATGCAGCAGCAGTCTCCAGACAGTGTTTCCTGATGAAGTGCCAACTGCTTAATGTATGGCACACAAGCCATTTATAACTTGCAGGCATAAAAGGTGTCATTGGGTGGTGTTGTCTTGCGTGCCAGGAATGAAACGCCCTTTCAATctaagattttttctttttttttgttgcattaGTACATAATGAGATGCAACAAACCCAAAGATGATTAAAAGATTGAGCTTTGAGATTCTTCTTTGACTATCATACTGGGATATTTCAGTCTGGTGATGATAGTCGGAAGAAACGATCAATCAACGATCCCTTAAAAACTgctgtcacaaaaataatgtaggCAGCATCGATCAGTGCATGGTTTCAGGAACAAATCTTTGCACGTTTAATTACAGAAAACGCAGTCtaattttgtatttacattCACATTTTGACCAGGGTTTTatgttctgaaaaataaatcccAATCATCTTAAACATAGTGAAACTCCTTATATTGTGCACATTCCTTCAGTTGCCATCATTTCTAGTGGTGTAggtgccagagagagagagaaaggggcaGCTGCCCtctcaaaaaagatactaaggaggcaagaatgtgatcGTCATTTATGTCAAAGAAGTAGGGACTGAAAATAACATTCCTTCTCATCTTAACCTCACTTCATCTCTTACTTTCTTCTAATAATAGTTCTTTCTTGCTCCAGTCCACCAGTTCCAGCTAAATAGGAGCACATTATTCGCACGCAGAGACCGATAGCTGTCCCTCTTGTGTTCATCATAATTTACATATGTATGGTTTGTCTTTTATGCTGACAACATAGCAATTAAGGCAGAGGGGTAAAAACCCACAACAAAGTCTTAGTGAGGAGAGGGTGCGGGGCATGGAGGACACGTCTGTCTGGGGACAGGGGGCAAGTGAAGTCAGGCAAGAAGGGAAGGGCGAGAGAGGATGCATTTTGGGCGTGTGACAGTTAGCTGTCATAGACTATGCAACAGCCTTGATATCCCCATCCAGCCTTGTCTCatccccaccaccccacctcctccacacacatacacagctaaTCAGTAAATCTGCTCGCGTGACGTTTGCCACAGTTTCGTCCCTGTGCTCACCTACACCGACAGTCGTGACAACGTCCTTCAAGTCACACCTGAGTTGTCCGTAGTGCCTCTAGTTTAACAATTCCTCTTCTTGCTCCTCCCCACCACTCTTTCCTCCCACTTCCCGACACTCCAACTGTCGTTtggattctctctctctctctggtga
Protein-coding regions in this window:
- the LOC112571770 gene encoding transmembrane protein 116-like, with amino-acid sequence MPNNSTEIFDDIFLQSDKLEVATIITLLTSTLSFIGSGSIVLCVILHRRVCATEIFPIFHLSVANFFSSLFLMVLCCLFLAGHPSYPGPQGPCGYILAVTMSLFICTFLLTLSYALEAFIRLHRRLQSYVSLEGFRTEGINNNCMYLMYFLSWTLPIALGIFLMLVTHFIKDEDDGSLYDIIPKECSLCFPAFVAQRHFCWAQVKEGNLWLLMYKLIFLLPLLFVFIVNMVLYLCIARDYRHVSMRRGLLSYHQRQEEMTLRKKAILYQTAFIICWIPTLILQSLSFYESFVMKDNYWLFILQSLLGPLQGLLNCIIYGWKRSSFRRALTESSQLLSTNRGGAGMSYTL
- the LOC112571771 gene encoding UPF0691 protein C9orf116-like isoform X1, producing the protein MEQACSSDCLPGTVSKGAKTHEYYHTSENLPTRFDNPAQTDTSGSRWYVEDRNRGNPVVTFTGPLDYKPYKAPSGSEWFQGYGGKNQHPMYRTSNSNYGARAPSVHTMPTQFHAKSQKFSMHLGKCGMYRNCSLNTEVDKSKV
- the LOC112571771 gene encoding UPF0691 protein C9orf116 homolog isoform X2, whose translation is MEQACSSDCLPGTVSKGAKTHEYYHTSENLPTRFDNPEWFQGYGGKNQHPMYRTSNSNYGARAPSVHTMPTQFHAKSQKFSMHLGKCGMYRNCSLNTEVDKSKV